In Oenanthe melanoleuca isolate GR-GAL-2019-014 chromosome 9, OMel1.0, whole genome shotgun sequence, the following are encoded in one genomic region:
- the SNRPA gene encoding U1 small nuclear ribonucleoprotein A: MAVQDPRPNHTIYINNLNEKIKKDELKKSLYAIFSQFGQILDILVSRSLRMRGQAFVIFKEMSSATNALRSMQGFPFYDKPMRIQYAKTDSDIIAKMKGTFVERERDRERDRERKRDKRKAKGGDAPGPKKGTGAQGAQGTVPGMPPLAQPPRMLPHLGGQPPYIPPPGMIPPPGMAPNTGIPPGMAPNPGMAPMPTPQPLSENPPNHILFLTNLPEETNELMLSMLFNQFPGFKEVRLVPGRHDIAFVEFDTEVQAGAAREALQGFKITQSNAMKISFAKK, encoded by the exons AGCTGAAGAAGTCTCTCTACGCCATCTTCTCCCAGTTTGGGCAGATTTTGGACATTTTGGTGTCACGCAGTCTCCGCATGCGGGGCCAGGCCTTTGTCATCTTCAAGGAGATGAGCAGTGCCACCAATGCCCTGCGCTCCATGCAGGGCTTCCCCTTCTATGACAAACCCATG AGGATTCAGTATGCCAAGACGGACTCGGACATCATTGCCAAGATGAAGGGAACATTCGTGGAGCGGGAACGGGAccgggagcgggaccgggaACGGAAACGGGACAAGCGCAAGGCCAAGGGCGGGGACGCGCCCGGCCCCAAAAAgggcactggggcacagggggcacagggcacagtgCCT GGGATGCCGCCACTGGCACAGCCGCCCCGGATGCTGCCACACCTGGGGGGGCAGCCACCCTACATCCCCCCACCGGGCATGATCCCACCCCCGGGAATGGCCCCAAACACCGGGATCCCCCCAGGAATGGccccaaatcctggaatggCCCCCATGCCCACCCCACAGCCT CTGTCGGAGAACCCCCCGAACCACATCCTATTCCTGACCAACCTCCCCGAGGAGACCAACGAGCTGATGCTGTCCATGCTCTTCAACCA GTTCCCAGGGTTCAAGGAGGTGCGCCTGGTGCCTGGGCGCCACGACATCGCCTTCGTGGAATTCGACACCGAGGTGCAGGCGGGTGCTGCCCGTGAGGCCCTGCAGGGCTTCAAGATCACCCAGAGCAACGCCATGAAAATCTCCTTCGCCAAAAAGTGA
- the LOC130256998 gene encoding zinc finger and SCAN domain-containing protein 2-like, whose translation MEEAEAVRKRKVAQEAQAEKELRTGTRDDKSPWQNLVEEAVCSGSTAQESNGEEKLRRSRRRGDCKRRSRGSEEESFILGQAGGQRSRQSSDVAVRERLHDGEKRHKCLECGMNFRWRHSLICHQMIHTGEQPYECGECGKRFRARSSLIRHQMIHTGERSYECSECGKRFQTIHTLIRHQVIHTGERPYKCNQCGKRFQFTSTLLVHQRTHTDEKPFRCPDCGKGFRQNSHLVRHRRIHTGERPHECEECGKSFSRSSHLICHRRTHTGERPYKCEECGKSFRKHANLICHQNIHTGKRPYKCGECGKGFNQRANLICHQMIHTGERPYECSECGKRFPTSTTLLNHYQTHTEERPFHCSECGKSFRQNSGLIIHRCIHTRERPYKCQECGKSFSHSSALTKHQQRHQ comes from the exons ATGGAGGAGGCGGAGgctgtgaggaagaggaaggtggCCCAGGAGGCCCAGGCAG agaaggagctgaggaCAGGCACCAGGGATGACAAATCCCCATGGCAGAACCTTGTGGAAGAGGCTGTTTGCAGTGGCTCCACGGCACAGGAATCCAATGGGGAGGAAAAACTGCGGAGATCCCGCAGGAGGGGAGACTGCAAACGCAGATCGCGGGGATCTGAGGAGGAGAGCTTCATCCTGGGCCAGGCAGGCGGTCAGAGATCGAGGCAGAGCTCGGATGTGGCTGTCCGTGAGCGGCTTCATGATGGGGAGAAGCGCCACAAGTGCTTGGAGTGTGGGATGAACTTCAGATGGAGGCACAGCCTGATCTGCCACCAGatgatccacactggggaacagccctacgagtgtggggaatgtgggaagagattcAGAGCCAGATCCAGCCTGATCCGCCACCAGatgatccacactggggagaggtcCTACGAGTGttctgagtgtgggaagaggtttcagaccatCCATACCCTGATCCGTCACCAGGTGATCCACACCGGAGAGCGGCCCTACAAGTGTAATCAATGCGGGAAGAGGTTTCAGTTCACCTCCACTCTCCTCGTGCACCAGCGCACACACACAGACGAGAAGCCCTTCCGCTGCCCTGACTGCGGGAAGGGCTTCAGGCAAAATTCCCATCTTGTCAGgcaccggcgcatccacactggggagaggccccacgagtgtgaggagtgtgggaagagctttagCCGGAGCTCCCACCTGATCTGCCACCGGAGGACCCACACTGGAGAGAGGCCCTACAAGTGTGaagagtgtgggaagagctttagGAAGCATGCCAACCTGATCTGCCACCAGAACATCCACACTGGGAAAAGGCCGTACAAATGTGGAGagtgtgggaagggcttcaatCAGCGTGCCAACCTGATCTGCCACCAAatgatccacactggggagaggccctacgaatgctctgagtgtgggaagaggtttcccACCAGCACCACTCTCCTCAACCACtaccagacacacacagaggagaggcctTTCCACTGCTCCGAGTGCGGGAAGAGCTTCAGGCAAAACTCTGGCCTCATCATCCACCGGTGCATCCACACCAGGGAGAGGCCGTACAAGTGTcaggagtgtgggaagagcttctcgCACAGCTCAGCCTTGACCAAACACCAACAGAGGCACCAgtaa
- the LOC130256654 gene encoding uncharacterized protein LOC130256654 produces MTLLHAAQPCDRAAMTMWKTIISSSRTVEAVLQILLDVLADWPEHSTCTSDGDRTDVFSLAATVVMWEILQVPCQSHIVVMYFPHLFVHLLFQVFFSTLDMPEEIKILWNGCQEEHGLATSPNRFAVRTLKSLLCFLQYGDVVMAMDCKHGWDTLLCVDTHHYAVGLLPGEMRHASIGLCSSIALHLLQVLSTQELCWDLPAMALLVKVLKCLGPRECGGSVVKISSRYLQSKCRERHCLVFRTLLKLIDDPSMDDPQVQLLSIRLFQDMMEYFMEERAKLLENPVHQSILPLFFHYPDKNPHVAEASWETLLCAAKFLKKRDLKNLVKEEKLWKLAECLLAEDRSRAAEHLRQALPYLQSPQEPLREAAVRFTGEPGLPPRPGSFCHPGPTPWSPGCPRGCCRPPAAVPWGASMRQGPG; encoded by the exons ATGACTCTCCTGCATGCGGCCCAACCGTGTGACAG agctgctaTGACCATGTGGAAGACAATCATATCCTCGAGCAGGACTGTGGAGGCAGTGCTGCAGATACTCCTGGATGTGCTGGCGGActggccagagcacagcacgTGCACCTCTGATGGGGACAGAACAGATGTCTTTTCCCTGGCT GCAACTGTGGTGATGTGGGAGATCCTCCAGGTGCCCTGCCAGTCGCATATAGTGGTGATGTATTTCCCCCACCTATTTGTGCATCTGCTCTTCCAAGTGTTCTTTAGCACTCTGGATATGCCAGAGGAGATCAAGATCTTGTGGAATGGATGCCAAGAAGAACACGGCCTTGCCACTAGCCCCAACAG gtttgcagtgcGGACCCTGAAGTCCTTGCTCTGCTTTCTCCAGTATGGGGATGTGGTGATGGCCATGGATTGCAAGCATGGCTGGGACACGCTGCTCTGTGTTGACACCCACCACTATGCCGTGGGTCTGCTGCCCGG GGAGATGCGTCATGCTTCTATAGGGCTGTGTTCCAGTATTGCACTCCACCTACTGCAGGTGCTCAGCACACAGGAGCTATGCTGGGATCTTCCTGCCATGGCATTACTTGTGAAG GTCCTTAAGTGCCTGGGCCCACGTGAATGTGGTGGCAGTGTTGTAAAGATTTCATCGAGGTACCTGCAAAGCAAGTGCAGGGAGAGGCACTGCCTGGTGTTCAGGACCCTTCTCAAGCTCATTGACGATCCCTCAATG GATGATCCCCAggtgcagctgctctccataAGGCTCTTCCAAGATATGATGGAATATTTCATGGAAGAGAGAGCAAAGCTTTTGGAAAATCCAGTGCACCAGAGTATCCTCCCACTGTTCTTCCACTACCCTGATAAGAATCCGCATGTGGCAGAG GCTTCTTGGGAAACGCTGCTTTGTGCGGCCAAATTCCTCAAGAAGAGGGATCTCAAAAATCTGGTGAAGGAGGAGAAACTTTGGAAGCTTGCCGAGTGCCTG ctggcagaggacaggagccGAGCGGCCGAGCACCTGCGCCAGGCGCTGCCGTACCTGCAGAGCCCACAGGAGCCCCTGCGAGAGGCGGCCGTCAGGTTCACGGGTGAGCCcgggctccctccccgccccggcAGCTTCTGCCATCCGGGCCCGACGCCGTGGAGCCCCGGCTGCCCTCGGGGCTGCTGCCGCCCTCCCGCAGCCGTGCCCTGGGGTGCCAGCATGCGTCAAGggccgggctga
- the LOC130256986 gene encoding trichohyalin-like yields the protein MPKGQMETQQVLLDDTDSMANSIICTNSPGNIFSTLTPTNEQHPFERVQQATENCGSLQQHFEQMAEKCQRLRSIEALCQQNIDHLLEKIRRDCANMEKSREMLQQCIGIPEPEALCLRQMNTKQRKEASAQAKKAEQKDRMEASEHERHHAEMLQQWEKEKAEREQEHKKVLFEMRQKVATLQTQQEAEQTRFENAKQEVLLEEQNERSALSEALLQTQGELSRACQQVQQLRQEVKEQQEKGQTIKAELQAELQEAHSEFQAAQRRHKEELQGIKEEMNLLLEQREALQKQIRALQDTVLEMESAQATQKKELLQELEELRAGEQCLKASVHLLETEVSQLRVRFQRSEHKALALARQCNSSELELRKAKAEMDKLRAHNQELQMKLAENWWKEQLKHTSREIALQKEATERQEEAETLRQEVASLQRKLESLEKERKDVLHEREMYQQKMRDLEKKNEMHAAEMRNHKENSQQLEVEREGMQEELEHGAAALKKWIEYAQVLRAALSKSEMAKGALKKDLDILKEKTCIQPAFKAQVEKLYCMSDTSLECEQPGASPENENTEWPELSTDPRGIYKVVASEGRRIRTFRRVFYPDYFTLSLRESAQQDTSTYKREESSSSSGEPQLSC from the exons ATGCCAAAGGGCCAGATGGAGACCCAGCAG GTGCTGTTAGACGACACTGACAGTATGGCCAATTCCATCATCTGCACTAACAGTCCTGGGAACATCTTCTCAACTCTGACACCCACTAATGAACAGCATCCCTTTGAACGGGTTCAGCAAGCCACAGAGAATTGTGGGAGCTTGCAGCAACATTTTGAGCAAATGGCAGAGAAATGCCAGAGGCTCAGAAGCATAGAGGCTCTATGCCAGCAAAACATAGACCATCTGCTAGAAAAAATCAGAAG GGACTGTGCAAATATGGAGAAGTCCAGGGAAATGCTACAGCAATGCATAGGAATCCCGGAGCCAGAAGCCTTGTGTCTGCGTCAGATGAACACcaagcagaggaaggaagcaTCAGCCCAGGCaaaaaaggcagagcagaaggaCAGGATGGAG gCAAGTGAGCATGAAAGGCACcatgcagagatgctgcagcaatgggaaaaagagaaggcagagagagagcaagagcaCAAGAAGGTGCTGTTTGAGATGAGGCAGAAAGTTGCCACCCTGCAGACCCAACAAGAAGCAGAACAAACCAGATTTGAAAATGCCAAGCAAGAG gtgctgctggaagagcagaatGAGAGGAGTGCTTTATCAGAGGCACTGCTCCAGACTCAGGGAGAGCTCAGCCGAGCCTGCCAGCAGgtccagcagctcaggcaggaggTGAAAGAGCAGCAAGAGAAGGGGCAG ACCAtcaaggcagagctgcaagctgagctgcaggaagctcACAGTGAattccaggcagcacagaggaggCACAAGGAAGAGCTACAAGGCATCAAGGAGGAAATGAATCTCCTTCTTGAGCAGAGGGAGGCTCTACAAAAGCAG ATCCGGgccctgcaggacacagtgcTGGAGATGGAGTCAGCCCAGGCAACTCAaaagaaggagctgctgcaagaGCTGGAGGAGTTGCGGGCAGGAGAACAGTGCTTGAAGGCCTCTGTGCATTTGCTGGAGACTGAAGTGTCCCAGCTGCGTGTGAGGTTCCAGAGGTCTGAGCACAAAGCTCTTGCCTTGGCCAGACAGTGTAACtcctcagagctggagctgaggaagGCAAAGGCTGAGATGGACAAACTCAGAGCCCAcaaccaggagctgcagatgaAGTTGGCAGAAA atTGGTGGAAGGAACAACTCAAGCACACCTCTCGAGAAATTGCCCTGCAGAAAGAGGCCACTGAAAGGCAGGAAGAGGCTGAGACTCTTCGTCAGGAAGTGGCATCTCTGCAGAGGAAATTGGAGagcctggaaaaggaaaggaaggatgTTCTG CATGAACGGGAAATGTACCAGCAGAAGATGAGAGATctggaaaagaagaatgaaatgcATGCAGCTGAGATGAGAAATCATAAGGAAAACAGTCAACAATTGGAAgtggagagggaagggatgcaggaggagttGGAGCATGGGGCTGCAGCTTTGAAGAAATGGATAGAGTATGCTCAAGTCCTGAGGGCTGCACTGAGCAAGAGTGAAATGGCCAAAGGGGCTTTGAAGAAAGATTTGGACATCCTAAAGGAAAAGACTTGTATCCAG CCAGCTTTTAAAGCACAAGTGGAGAAACTGTACTGTATGTCAGATACCAGCCTGGAATGTGAGCAACCAGGTGCATCACCAGAAAATGAGAACACAGAGTGGCCTGAATTGAGCACTGACCCCAGGGGGATTTACAAG GTGGTGGCATCTGAAGGGAGAAGAATCAGAACATTTAGGAGAGTGTTCTACCCGGACTACTTTACATTGTCTCTCCGCGAGTCTGCCCAGCAAGATACGTCGACTTATAAAAGAGAAGAGTCCTCCAGTAGCTCAGGGGAgccacagctctcctgctga